ATCATCGGCTAGATTGAGACTGCGCTCCTGTCAGTGCTTGAGGGCTAGAACAAGGAGAGCGTGGAACCTGATTTGATGCTTTCTTCTCCCGCCATAAACGTAGTATTGAAAGGGCTGTAATGCATAGGATCGCGATCATGCTGATTGGCGTGACATAGGTCCAGTGATCAGACATTTTGTCCCATACATGCCAAGTCAGCAAAAACAGGGCAAGGTAGGTCAGCCGATGAAGCTTTTTCCAATTTTTTTTAAGAGCTCTAACACTCCAGTCATTGGAGGTCGCAGCTAAGATAGCAAAGATAGCCATTGTCGCAATTCCCTGAAAGTAAATCCATGAAGTCCTGGGATCCATAAAATCGATATCGCGCTTTCTTACTAGTATCCAACCGTGAATAATAGCCAACAAAAAAGCTAAAACACCGATGCATCGACGCTGTTTGAGTAATGCCTTCGGTATACCCGTTTTTTTCATATGGGGGAATACAATTCTCATCACGCTTGGCGTAAGGGTAATGACATAGCTGAGTAAGGCTAAAAGTCCGAGAAAATTTTCAGGGGGCGGAGTGTCGATACCAAACATACTCACTTATTCCTATAAAGATTTTCATGAGCTGGAACACTTGAGGTATTGGCTGTAAAGCAGCCCATGTATGACGGTCTAACTTCAAGGCTGGGGATTGACTTACTGGAGATATCGCACGATCCACGGACCTAATCTTTCTTGAAGTTCAGTGGTGATCTTGCGATCGCGTCTGGTCCAAATTCTTGGTGTTTCAAAGACACAGGGCTCTAAGATGCCGTAGAACACATTCCCTTGATAAATCGGAGCGTGGATGAGTGCCCGATGTCTAAACACAGATCGTTCTAATGCCAAGTCCAGTGTGCCGGTGGGCGCTGACTCGATATCTCCTATAAAGTGGGCTTGCGAAGATCGATAAGCTGATGCGGTCAGTGGATCCTTTTGATTTAGCGCCTGCGACTCAGGACTCCAGGTAGACTGGACCATAGTGGGCCATCGAGTTTCACGACTATAGCCGTGGGTAATTCGAGTCAACCGCTGCAGCGGAGCACGGACAAAGAGGAAGCAGCGATCGCATCTCAACTCCTTCACCACCACAGGCATAAGAGCTGTCAACACTGAATTGGGATCTCGCGAGTTTTGCAAAGCTGCTGTTAAGGATTGAGGAAGATCGGGACTAGCGGCTTCCGGCATTGCTGAGGATGTTGTTTGAGGATGAAAGCTACCCTGTCGAGAGGGGGGCTGAGCGATCAACTTTGTTCGAGCGCAACTCCCGATTGTGAGACTTCCGACAACCCCCCTGAGTAACCCCAAGGTCTCCCGACGAGACCAGCTAAGCTGTCTGTATTTCACGTTTTACCTACTGATAGTTTCATCACATCCAGGTGTGTACGGCCCTCAATGCTCTAAGACTCACGGCCTAAATCATTCTGCCGATAGGCCCGTAGTGGACGGTCGTCAAAGAGCGTCGTTAGGTTAGGCTGCTCTGCTAGAAGTCCTGCTTCCGTCAAGAACTGGGCCGCTTTTTGAGCCGTAAAGCCGAGATGGTCAAAATTGTTCCCTGGCGTCAGTGCTCGAATGTTTTCGTCAACCGATAGAAGATGTATACCCTGACTGAACATTTCAAACTTCGCGTCAGAGAGTTGTGAGTGCGTCAGCATAATTTCCCTGGAGAGGTCTGGGTTTTGATTTATAAAATGAAGGCTCTTAAACCAGCTTTTGACCAAGAACTGAACTGCATCCATCTTCTGATTCAACGCTGTCTGACTCACAGCAATGACCTGAGGAATACTTCCCGAAAAATCTTTAGAACTGAATAGCTCTCGACTGCCTGGACGTTTCAGAGCCACTAGCCAGTCCGGCTGCCAAACCACAATCGCATCTAGCTTTCCTGCCACAAAAGCAGTTGCAGCATCTATTGTGCTCAGGTCCTCAATCTTGACCGCATCACG
This DNA window, taken from Acaryochloris thomasi RCC1774, encodes the following:
- a CDS encoding ferric reductase-like transmembrane domain-containing protein, with protein sequence MFGIDTPPPENFLGLLALLSYVITLTPSVMRIVFPHMKKTGIPKALLKQRRCIGVLAFLLAIIHGWILVRKRDIDFMDPRTSWIYFQGIATMAIFAILAATSNDWSVRALKKNWKKLHRLTYLALFLLTWHVWDKMSDHWTYVTPISMIAILCITALSILRLWREKKASNQVPRSPCSSPQALTGAQSQSSR
- a CDS encoding GAF domain-containing protein, giving the protein MKYRQLSWSRRETLGLLRGVVGSLTIGSCARTKLIAQPPSRQGSFHPQTTSSAMPEAASPDLPQSLTAALQNSRDPNSVLTALMPVVVKELRCDRCFLFVRAPLQRLTRITHGYSRETRWPTMVQSTWSPESQALNQKDPLTASAYRSSQAHFIGDIESAPTGTLDLALERSVFRHRALIHAPIYQGNVFYGILEPCVFETPRIWTRRDRKITTELQERLGPWIVRYLQ
- a CDS encoding aliphatic sulfonate ABC transporter substrate-binding protein, translated to MNTRQRLSSLFICVLVLTLSCAPSRFLVSKQTLAPSVQETAQVLQLGCSRDWAGWWPWAIAQEQAFLEANEIKIELQWFDDYYAALAAIAEGTLDANCQVFNDTVEMESRSVNGEVVVLVTDYSSGNDKIIVTGEIASPAALKHKHIGVERGKLTDFLLTLVLEKVGMKRDAVKIEDLSTIDAATAFVAGKLDAIVVWQPDWLVALKRPGSRELFSSKDFSGSIPQVIAVSQTALNQKMDAVQFLVKSWFKSLHFINQNPDLSREIMLTHSQLSDAKFEMFSQGIHLLSVDENIRALTPGNNFDHLGFTAQKAAQFLTEAGLLAEQPNLTTLFDDRPLRAYRQNDLGRES